One genomic segment of Natrialbaceae archaeon AArc-T1-2 includes these proteins:
- the cdd gene encoding cytidine deaminase, which yields MDELIEAARAIQDSAHAPYSGYRVGAALETDSGDVFVGCNLENANYSNSLHAEEVAIADAVKNGHREFTRIAVSSSRRDGVTPCGMCRQTLAEFCDDDLRILCDRGDDVREYTLGELLPDAISEATLST from the coding sequence ATGGACGAACTGATCGAAGCTGCACGGGCGATCCAAGATTCCGCACACGCCCCGTACTCCGGCTATCGCGTCGGCGCTGCCCTCGAGACCGACTCTGGAGACGTGTTCGTCGGCTGCAACCTCGAGAACGCAAACTACAGCAACAGTCTCCACGCGGAGGAGGTCGCGATCGCCGACGCGGTCAAAAACGGCCATCGCGAATTCACCCGGATTGCCGTGAGCTCGAGCCGTCGCGACGGCGTCACGCCCTGTGGAATGTGTCGCCAGACGCTCGCCGAGTTCTGTGACGACGACCTCCGAATTCTCTGTGACCGCGGCGACGATGTCCGCGAGTACACGCTTGGCGAACTGCTCCCCGACGCGATCTCGGAAGCGACGCTGTCGACGTGA
- a CDS encoding archaeosine biosynthesis radical SAM protein RaSEA, translating into MSHPTPDVYEQGKGMDAHNQVMREIRSRKEASYDPHEPTRVWLDEDNTPGGVKRSLTIILNTGGCRWARAGGCTMCGYVAESVDGGSVSHEALMDQIDVCLSYEAENADEPAPLIKIYTSGSFLDEREVGAETREAIADTFADRERIVLESLPDFVDREKLADFTDRGIDTDVAIGLETATDRVRHDCVNKYFDFADFEDACSEAIAAGEVGDAEAGVKAYLLMKPPFLSESEAVADMIASIERCGDVSGCHTVSMNPCNVQRYTMVDELYFNGGYRPPWLWSVAHVLEETAETDAIVVSDPVGHGSDRGPHNCKECDDLVQKAITDFDLRQDPTVFEQVSCDCERTWEAVMDLERSYNVPLAR; encoded by the coding sequence ATGAGTCACCCAACGCCCGACGTCTACGAGCAGGGCAAGGGCATGGACGCCCACAATCAGGTCATGCGCGAGATTCGCTCGCGCAAGGAGGCCAGCTACGACCCCCACGAGCCGACTCGCGTCTGGCTCGACGAGGACAACACGCCCGGCGGCGTCAAACGGAGCCTGACGATCATCCTCAATACCGGCGGCTGTCGCTGGGCTCGTGCCGGCGGCTGTACGATGTGTGGCTACGTCGCAGAAAGCGTCGACGGCGGCTCGGTCTCTCACGAGGCCCTGATGGACCAGATCGACGTCTGTCTCTCCTACGAAGCCGAGAACGCCGACGAGCCCGCCCCGCTGATCAAGATCTACACCTCCGGCTCGTTCCTCGACGAGCGCGAGGTCGGTGCCGAGACCCGCGAGGCGATCGCCGACACATTCGCCGACCGCGAACGGATCGTCCTCGAGTCGCTGCCCGACTTCGTCGACCGGGAGAAACTCGCCGACTTCACCGACCGCGGGATCGACACGGACGTCGCGATCGGCCTCGAGACCGCCACCGACCGGGTCCGTCACGACTGTGTGAACAAGTACTTCGACTTCGCGGACTTCGAAGACGCCTGCAGCGAGGCCATCGCCGCCGGCGAGGTCGGCGACGCCGAGGCGGGCGTGAAAGCCTACCTGTTGATGAAACCGCCGTTTCTCTCGGAATCGGAGGCCGTCGCCGATATGATCGCCTCGATCGAACGCTGTGGCGACGTCTCCGGCTGTCACACCGTCTCGATGAACCCGTGTAACGTCCAGCGATACACTATGGTCGACGAACTCTACTTCAACGGCGGCTACCGTCCGCCGTGGCTCTGGTCGGTCGCACACGTCCTCGAGGAGACCGCGGAGACGGACGCCATCGTCGTCTCCGATCCCGTCGGCCACGGCTCCGACCGGGGCCCACACAACTGCAAGGAGTGTGACGACCTCGTCCAGAAGGCGATCACGGACTTCGACCTCCGGCAGGATCCGACCGTCTTCGAGCAGGTCTCCTGTGACTGCGAGCGGACCTGGGAAGCCGTGATGGACCTCGAGCGAAGTTACAACGTGCCGCTGGCTCGTTGA
- a CDS encoding NAD-dependent epimerase/dehydratase family protein: protein MTDVAITGATGNVGREAIAALPEHDLSLFSHSDADELETEPFDVQDREAFVAALEGIDVLVHLAANPSPTAEWDAVSGPNVEGTYNAYEAALENDLERVVFASSNHAVNMGNVTSPVRPETTGDDPDPVRPDEPPRPDTYYGVTKVLGEAMGYYYARRHGLEVVNLRIGWLLSREDLRTACAERDGPGRRYARAMWLSPEDCRRAIHAAVTATLEETPVTAHAISNNSDRFLSLTETSLAIGYHPQDDSAAVFDGDGTDGNRDGLDSP from the coding sequence ATGACCGACGTCGCCATCACCGGCGCGACCGGGAACGTCGGCCGCGAGGCGATCGCGGCACTCCCCGAGCACGACCTATCGCTGTTCTCTCACAGCGACGCCGACGAACTCGAGACCGAACCCTTCGACGTCCAGGATCGGGAGGCGTTCGTCGCTGCACTGGAGGGGATAGATGTCCTCGTTCATCTCGCGGCGAACCCCTCGCCGACGGCCGAGTGGGACGCGGTTTCGGGACCGAACGTCGAAGGGACGTACAACGCCTACGAGGCGGCCCTCGAAAACGACCTCGAGCGGGTGGTGTTCGCGAGTTCGAATCACGCAGTCAACATGGGAAACGTGACCTCGCCGGTTCGCCCGGAAACGACCGGCGACGATCCCGACCCCGTCAGGCCGGACGAGCCACCACGACCCGACACCTACTACGGCGTCACGAAGGTCCTCGGCGAGGCGATGGGCTACTACTACGCCCGGCGACACGGCCTCGAGGTCGTGAACCTGCGGATCGGCTGGCTCCTCTCCCGCGAGGATCTCCGGACGGCGTGTGCCGAACGGGACGGCCCCGGCAGGCGCTACGCGCGTGCGATGTGGCTCAGTCCCGAGGACTGTCGGCGGGCCATCCACGCCGCCGTGACGGCGACGCTCGAGGAGACGCCCGTCACCGCTCACGCCATCTCGAACAACAGCGATCGGTTCCTCTCGCTGACCGAGACATCGCTTGCGATCGGCTATCATCCACAGGACGACTCGGCGGCGGTGTTCGACGGAGACGGAACCGACGGGAACCGCGACGGACTCGACTCACCCTAA
- a CDS encoding DUF7535 family protein, with protein sequence MTGTVTDPTPYKPTAEMSVFGYVIAIGIAIVLFPLLPALFVLWLVVRLFGRDRSREAGRERERSES encoded by the coding sequence ATGACCGGTACCGTTACCGACCCGACGCCGTACAAACCGACGGCAGAGATGTCCGTCTTCGGGTACGTGATCGCGATCGGGATCGCGATAGTGTTGTTTCCGTTGCTGCCGGCCCTGTTCGTGTTGTGGCTCGTCGTTCGCCTGTTCGGCCGCGACCGGAGCCGTGAGGCAGGTCGCGAACGAGAACGATCGGAATCGTAG
- the hutU gene encoding urocanate hydratase: MHTPDDGGHDVGEPSEQWREYRGAPTGTDRECAGWRQEAAFRLLNNNLDPDVAEDPENLVVYGGTGRAARSWDAYDAICDELRDLENDETLLVQSGKPVGRFHTHERAPRVLIANSNLVGTWDDWNHFHDLEAKGLIMYGQMTAGSWAYIGTQGIIQGTYETLAECARQHFPDTDGLEGRVVVTGGLGGMGGAQPLAVTMNGGVCIAAEVDEDRIDRRIETGYCQETADDLETALARAAEAAEAGEAYSVGVHTNAADMLEAMLEREWIPDVVTDQTAAHDELEGYYPSGYSVAEADALRAEDPETYVAESLDTMERHVDAILELQDRGAVAFEYGNNIRGQVEEHRDREDAFNYPGFVPAYVRPLFCRGKGPFRWLALSGDPTDIHRTDEAVLELFPENDHLHRWIDLAREQVQFQGLPARVCWLGYRADSDGLTERARFALEINDLVADGEVSAPIVVTRDHLDAGSVASPNRETEAMRDGSDAIADWPILNALLNCAAGADIVSVHDGGGVGIGNAVHANNHVVLDGSELAAEKARRVFTTDPGTGVIRHADAGYADALEEARESGVHVPMADDGSTGPTEDER; this comes from the coding sequence ATGCACACACCGGACGACGGCGGACACGACGTCGGCGAACCCAGCGAGCAGTGGCGCGAGTACCGGGGCGCGCCGACGGGGACCGACCGCGAGTGTGCGGGCTGGCGACAGGAGGCCGCCTTCCGCCTGCTGAACAACAACCTCGATCCCGACGTCGCAGAAGACCCGGAAAATCTCGTCGTCTACGGCGGGACAGGCCGGGCCGCCCGCTCGTGGGACGCCTACGACGCGATCTGTGACGAACTCCGCGACCTCGAGAACGACGAGACGCTGCTCGTTCAAAGCGGCAAGCCGGTCGGTCGGTTTCACACCCACGAGCGCGCTCCGCGCGTGCTGATCGCGAACTCGAACCTCGTCGGCACGTGGGACGACTGGAACCACTTCCACGACCTCGAGGCGAAAGGTCTGATCATGTACGGCCAGATGACCGCGGGCTCGTGGGCCTACATCGGCACTCAGGGAATTATTCAGGGTACCTACGAGACCCTCGCCGAGTGCGCCCGCCAGCACTTTCCCGACACGGACGGCCTCGAGGGCAGGGTCGTCGTCACCGGCGGGCTCGGCGGGATGGGCGGCGCACAGCCACTCGCCGTGACGATGAACGGCGGCGTCTGCATCGCCGCCGAGGTCGACGAGGACCGGATCGACCGGCGCATCGAGACGGGCTACTGCCAGGAGACGGCCGACGACCTCGAGACGGCCCTCGCACGCGCCGCGGAAGCCGCCGAGGCCGGCGAGGCCTACAGCGTCGGCGTCCACACGAACGCCGCCGACATGCTCGAGGCGATGCTCGAGCGCGAGTGGATCCCCGACGTCGTCACCGACCAGACCGCGGCCCACGACGAACTCGAGGGCTACTACCCTTCGGGCTACTCCGTCGCGGAGGCCGACGCGCTCCGCGCCGAGGACCCCGAGACGTACGTCGCGGAGAGTCTCGACACGATGGAACGCCACGTCGACGCCATCCTCGAGTTGCAGGACCGTGGCGCGGTCGCCTTCGAGTACGGGAACAACATCCGCGGGCAGGTCGAGGAACACCGCGACCGCGAGGACGCCTTCAACTACCCGGGGTTCGTCCCGGCCTACGTCAGGCCGCTGTTCTGCCGGGGAAAGGGACCGTTCCGCTGGCTCGCCCTCTCCGGCGATCCCACAGACATTCACCGCACCGACGAGGCCGTCCTCGAGCTGTTCCCCGAGAACGACCACCTCCATCGCTGGATCGACCTCGCCCGGGAGCAGGTCCAGTTCCAGGGCCTGCCCGCGCGGGTCTGCTGGCTCGGCTATCGTGCGGATTCCGACGGGCTGACCGAGCGAGCGCGCTTCGCCCTCGAGATCAACGATCTCGTCGCCGACGGTGAGGTCTCGGCTCCGATCGTCGTCACCCGCGATCACCTCGACGCGGGCTCGGTCGCGAGTCCGAACCGCGAGACCGAGGCGATGCGGGACGGCTCGGACGCGATCGCGGACTGGCCGATTCTCAACGCCTTGCTGAACTGTGCCGCCGGGGCCGACATCGTGAGCGTCCACGACGGCGGCGGCGTCGGCATCGGTAACGCCGTCCACGCCAACAACCACGTCGTCCTCGACGGCTCCGAACTCGCCGCCGAGAAGGCTCGCCGGGTGTTCACGACCGATCCCGGGACGGGCGTGATCCGCCACGCCGACGCCGGCTACGCGGACGCCCTCGAGGAGGCCCGGGAGTCGGGTGTACACGTACCGATGGCGGACGACGGATCGACCGGACCGACGGAGGACGAGCGGTGA
- a CDS encoding PH domain-containing protein, whose amino-acid sequence MEPLNPRIRLLWIAQAVLGAIALGVLLVAIGRQLYDLPTAVPVGVAALALLLGVLYAVRRYQRWGFELEDDALYLERGVVTFVETAVPFVRVQHVDTQFGPIERALGLSSVVVYTAGSRNADVRVPGLTPGRARELQDTLRDLAVESEGDDAV is encoded by the coding sequence ATGGAACCTCTCAATCCTCGGATCAGACTTCTCTGGATCGCACAGGCAGTCCTCGGTGCGATCGCTCTCGGCGTGTTGCTCGTGGCTATCGGCCGACAGCTCTATGACCTCCCGACGGCCGTCCCCGTCGGAGTCGCGGCTCTCGCGTTGCTTCTCGGCGTCCTCTACGCCGTCCGGCGCTACCAGCGATGGGGATTCGAACTCGAGGACGACGCCCTCTATCTCGAGCGTGGCGTCGTCACGTTCGTCGAGACCGCCGTCCCCTTCGTTCGCGTCCAGCACGTCGACACCCAGTTCGGACCCATAGAGCGAGCGCTCGGTCTCTCGAGCGTCGTCGTCTACACGGCCGGCTCGCGAAACGCCGACGTCCGCGTGCCGGGGCTGACGCCGGGTCGTGCCAGAGAGCTCCAGGACACCCTCCGTGACCTCGCCGTCGAGAGCGAGGGCGACGACGCCGTATGA
- a CDS encoding PH domain-containing protein gives MNRLHPLSAAMMAFGRGVSGAFLAFVLLTVLAAVFEAVRTGWATLLVPIGFAIGFAYGVAYYYRFGYELTDDTFDIASGVVARRDREIPFRRVQNVDVRQGVVYRLFGLAVVNVETAGGGDTEAVLNFVGEDEAKRLQREIRRRTAESKANRRERTDADDERAAVEEPPADTAVDGEPEASVDDRRDVPPEDEPVGEPEADARWDDHRPTTLFALEARALLLYSLASFRIAAAAGVLFLAFLVGDVALEFLVTVAQPVGGPETIEAGTPRSYAILTLVSLVHGLVLTYLLGAGYTFVSYYDFTLGRVGDDLVYERGLLQSYSGSVPVEKVQSVTVTDNPLQRLIGYAGLWVETAGYGPDSGSGSQSAVPLARRGRVYGFAERFTGLERPTFSRPTTVARRRYLARYSIVAAVIVAAAYGITRVTVLESWFYAAVVFLAVPPAAHLRWVNLGYYVGEDHLVIRAGFWKRQTTVIPYYRVQTVNTRRSIFQRRLGLASLVVDTASSQTFFRGTPTIYDVDLEVARGMHEESRDRLQVALRDRAESDSDGRIEFA, from the coding sequence ATGAACCGGTTGCATCCGCTAAGCGCCGCGATGATGGCGTTCGGTCGCGGCGTGAGCGGGGCGTTTCTCGCGTTCGTCCTCCTGACCGTGCTGGCGGCCGTCTTCGAGGCCGTCCGAACCGGCTGGGCGACGTTGCTCGTGCCGATCGGCTTCGCGATCGGATTCGCCTACGGGGTCGCCTACTACTATCGGTTCGGGTACGAACTCACCGACGACACGTTCGACATCGCCTCCGGGGTTGTCGCTCGTCGCGACCGGGAGATTCCGTTCCGTCGCGTCCAGAACGTCGACGTCAGACAGGGCGTCGTCTATCGGCTGTTCGGCCTCGCCGTCGTGAACGTCGAGACCGCCGGTGGCGGCGACACCGAGGCCGTCCTCAACTTCGTCGGCGAAGACGAGGCAAAGCGTCTCCAGCGAGAGATCCGGCGTCGAACCGCCGAGTCGAAAGCGAACCGACGCGAGAGAACAGACGCCGACGACGAGAGGGCGGCCGTCGAGGAACCACCCGCCGATACTGCCGTCGACGGCGAACCCGAGGCCAGCGTCGACGACCGCCGGGACGTCCCCCCCGAGGACGAACCCGTCGGCGAACCGGAGGCAGACGCCCGGTGGGACGACCATCGGCCGACGACGCTGTTCGCACTCGAGGCGCGGGCGTTGTTGCTCTACTCGCTCGCCTCGTTTCGGATCGCCGCCGCGGCGGGCGTGCTCTTTCTCGCCTTTCTCGTCGGAGACGTGGCGCTCGAGTTCCTCGTCACCGTCGCCCAGCCCGTCGGCGGCCCGGAGACGATCGAGGCGGGTACCCCCCGAAGTTACGCGATCCTGACGCTCGTCTCGCTCGTCCACGGGCTCGTGCTCACGTACCTGCTCGGAGCGGGGTACACGTTCGTCAGCTACTACGACTTCACGCTCGGTCGCGTCGGCGACGATCTCGTCTACGAGCGCGGGCTCTTACAGAGTTACAGCGGCTCGGTTCCAGTCGAGAAGGTCCAATCAGTGACCGTGACGGACAACCCGCTCCAGCGACTGATCGGCTACGCCGGACTGTGGGTCGAGACCGCAGGCTACGGTCCCGACAGCGGAAGCGGGAGTCAGTCGGCCGTCCCGCTGGCCAGGCGCGGGCGGGTTTACGGCTTCGCCGAACGGTTCACCGGCCTCGAGCGACCGACCTTTTCGCGGCCGACGACCGTCGCCCGGCGGCGGTACCTCGCCCGGTACTCGATCGTCGCCGCCGTGATCGTCGCCGCCGCCTACGGTATCACGCGGGTCACCGTCCTTGAGAGCTGGTTCTACGCCGCGGTCGTCTTCCTCGCAGTGCCGCCGGCCGCACACCTCCGGTGGGTGAACCTCGGCTACTACGTCGGCGAGGACCACCTCGTGATCCGGGCGGGCTTCTGGAAGCGCCAGACGACGGTGATCCCCTACTACCGCGTCCAGACGGTCAACACCCGTCGATCGATCTTCCAGCGACGGCTCGGGCTCGCCTCGCTGGTCGTCGACACCGCCAGTTCCCAGACGTTTTTCCGGGGGACGCCGACGATCTACGACGTCGACCTCGAGGTCGCCCGCGGAATGCACGAGGAGTCACGCGACCGGTTGCAGGTGGCGCTTCGCGACCGAGCCGAGTCGGATTCAGACGGCAGGATCGAGTTCGCCTGA
- a CDS encoding class II fumarate hydratase, which yields MADDEYRIEEDSLGEMQVPADAYWGAQTQRAIGNFPISGITFGRRFVRALGVVKKGAAQANRDLGLIDEDVAEAIVAAADEVIAGEHDDQFPVDVFQTGSGTSSNMNANEVIANRAAEIMGAEIGDRVVHPNDHVNYGQSSNDVIPTAMHVAALEAVEKDVTPALETLRKALEAKEDEFADVVKTGRTHLQDATPVTLGQEFGGYRTQIGKGLDRVDSVRDHLGELALGGTATGTGLNTHPEFPGLAAEYISEETGVDFREADDHFEAQAAHDAMSEAHGALRVVAGSLNKIANDLRLLASGPRNGLGEIEQPENQPGSSIMPGKINPVIAEAVNQVHKQVVGNDAAVSAGAAEGQIDLNLYKPVLAHNFLESAELIVNSSEVFAERFIDPLEANEEYCTERVAESMAMATSLNVHIGYDKASEVAKTALKEDKTVREVVLEKGYLDEDEADEVLDPAKMTERGILGQDH from the coding sequence ATGGCAGACGACGAATACCGAATCGAGGAGGACAGTTTGGGCGAGATGCAGGTGCCGGCAGACGCCTACTGGGGAGCCCAGACCCAGCGCGCGATCGGGAATTTTCCCATCTCGGGGATCACGTTCGGTCGTCGGTTCGTTCGCGCACTGGGCGTCGTGAAAAAGGGCGCAGCACAGGCCAACCGCGATCTCGGCCTGATCGACGAGGACGTCGCCGAGGCGATCGTCGCCGCCGCAGACGAGGTCATCGCCGGCGAACACGACGACCAGTTCCCCGTCGACGTCTTCCAGACCGGCTCGGGGACGTCCTCGAACATGAATGCAAACGAGGTCATCGCCAACCGCGCCGCCGAGATCATGGGCGCGGAGATCGGCGACCGCGTCGTCCACCCCAACGACCACGTCAACTACGGCCAGTCGAGCAACGACGTCATCCCGACCGCGATGCACGTCGCCGCCTTAGAGGCCGTCGAGAAAGACGTCACGCCCGCCCTCGAGACGCTTCGCAAGGCCCTCGAGGCGAAAGAAGACGAGTTCGCAGACGTCGTCAAGACCGGTCGCACCCACCTGCAGGACGCGACACCGGTCACGCTGGGCCAGGAGTTCGGTGGCTATCGCACCCAGATCGGGAAGGGCCTCGATCGCGTCGATTCGGTGCGCGATCACCTCGGCGAACTCGCCCTGGGCGGCACCGCGACCGGCACCGGCCTGAACACCCACCCCGAGTTCCCCGGACTCGCCGCGGAGTACATAAGCGAGGAAACGGGTGTCGACTTCCGCGAGGCCGACGACCACTTCGAGGCACAGGCCGCCCACGACGCGATGAGCGAGGCCCACGGTGCCCTGCGCGTGGTGGCGGGCTCGCTGAACAAGATCGCGAACGACCTGCGCCTGCTCGCCTCCGGGCCGCGCAACGGCCTCGGCGAGATCGAACAGCCCGAGAACCAGCCCGGTTCCTCGATCATGCCCGGCAAGATCAACCCCGTGATCGCCGAGGCGGTCAACCAGGTCCACAAGCAGGTCGTCGGCAACGACGCCGCCGTCTCCGCCGGCGCTGCCGAGGGACAGATCGACCTCAACCTCTACAAGCCCGTGCTGGCTCACAACTTCCTCGAGTCCGCCGAACTGATCGTGAACTCGAGTGAGGTCTTCGCCGAGCGCTTTATCGACCCGCTCGAGGCAAACGAGGAGTACTGCACAGAGCGCGTTGCGGAGTCGATGGCGATGGCCACCTCGCTGAACGTCCACATCGGCTACGACAAGGCGAGCGAGGTCGCAAAGACCGCCCTGAAAGAGGACAAGACGGTCCGGGAGGTCGTCCTCGAGAAGGGCTACCTCGACGAAGACGAGGCCGACGAGGTGCTCGACCCCGCGAAGATGACCGAACGGGGAATCCTCGGGCAGGATCACTGA
- a CDS encoding DUF7523 family protein: MSLAAETRRRVAEHPFLVAALRAGVVNHTAAARFLDVEGETEAVATALRRYAAELPEYETTARDARVTMQRGVGPVDDPADAFLSVGGTALGPADGDATAILADGPVDAAALATVLETLALEGVAVAAAGVGSETMVVVVDRLEGANAVRAVEGALEDVPTSPS; encoded by the coding sequence ATGTCACTCGCAGCCGAGACGCGCCGCCGCGTCGCCGAACATCCGTTTCTCGTCGCGGCGCTTCGCGCCGGCGTCGTCAACCACACCGCTGCGGCCAGGTTCCTCGACGTCGAGGGTGAAACCGAAGCAGTCGCCACCGCGCTCCGGCGATACGCCGCGGAGCTACCCGAGTACGAGACGACGGCACGCGACGCCCGCGTGACGATGCAACGCGGGGTCGGTCCAGTCGACGACCCCGCGGACGCCTTCCTCTCCGTCGGCGGGACGGCACTCGGCCCTGCAGATGGAGACGCCACCGCGATCCTCGCGGATGGCCCGGTCGACGCCGCCGCGCTCGCGACGGTGCTCGAGACGCTCGCGCTCGAGGGCGTCGCCGTCGCAGCGGCGGGCGTCGGCAGTGAGACGATGGTCGTCGTCGTCGATCGACTCGAGGGGGCGAACGCCGTCCGGGCGGTCGAGGGGGCACTCGAGGACGTTCCAACGTCGCCGTCGTGA
- a CDS encoding BolA family protein, with the protein MKPADVEELIEAELEDADATVRRARGKHDDDHLAATVVSPAFEGVGLVQQHELVYDALDGHMTTDIHALELSTYTPEEYEEHA; encoded by the coding sequence ATGAAGCCAGCAGACGTCGAGGAACTCATCGAGGCCGAACTCGAGGACGCAGACGCGACCGTCCGACGCGCTCGCGGGAAACACGACGACGACCACCTCGCTGCGACGGTCGTCTCGCCGGCCTTCGAGGGGGTCGGACTGGTCCAGCAACACGAACTCGTCTACGACGCCCTCGACGGACACATGACGACAGACATTCACGCCCTCGAGCTGTCGACGTACACGCCCGAGGAGTACGAGGAACACGCCTAG
- a CDS encoding transcriptional regulator, protein MHTCPNCKQSFQTELALELHLDTCAEGQLFCQVCGDRFREREATEDGWHYRCPNEDCDGDGLQEDLINVADVRTVQH, encoded by the coding sequence ATGCACACCTGTCCTAACTGCAAACAGTCGTTTCAGACGGAGCTTGCCCTCGAGCTACACCTCGACACCTGCGCTGAGGGTCAGCTGTTCTGTCAAGTATGTGGTGATAGATTCCGAGAACGAGAGGCGACGGAAGACGGCTGGCACTATCGGTGTCCGAACGAGGACTGCGACGGCGACGGACTCCAGGAGGACCTGATCAACGTCGCGGACGTCCGAACGGTCCAGCACTGA
- the hutG gene encoding formimidoylglutamase, with translation MTAFASPPDWESPANDPNDETFGDVVEPTSLEDAGAYDAVLVGEPYDGAVIGRRGASEGPTAIREQLAGVKTHHFEAGPVRSVGDLGDLRTSGDVAAVQDDLEDATAVVHDLDALPVFLGGDNSLTVPNVTPLLEIGSVGAISFDAHLDCREVHDEPTSGTPYRQLHERGLDAFAVVGARQFETASAYARYVDRQGGTIVTAADVRRDPVAALERALEAVDGVDHLYVSLDVDALDATAAPGVSAPTPGGLASVDLYRGLFRVARDDRIAGVEVVECAPPLADGDRTAAAASRAVAHVLAGHTEGKR, from the coding sequence ATGACCGCCTTCGCGAGCCCGCCTGACTGGGAGAGCCCCGCGAACGATCCCAACGACGAGACCTTCGGCGACGTTGTCGAGCCGACGAGCCTCGAGGACGCGGGCGCGTACGACGCCGTCCTCGTCGGCGAGCCCTACGACGGGGCGGTGATCGGCCGTCGGGGAGCGAGCGAGGGGCCGACGGCCATCCGGGAGCAACTGGCCGGCGTGAAAACCCACCACTTCGAGGCCGGACCCGTCCGCTCGGTCGGCGACCTCGGGGATCTCCGGACGTCCGGCGACGTCGCGGCCGTCCAGGACGACCTCGAGGACGCCACGGCGGTCGTCCACGACCTCGACGCGTTGCCGGTCTTTCTCGGCGGTGACAACTCCCTGACCGTCCCCAACGTCACGCCGCTGCTGGAGATCGGCTCGGTCGGCGCGATCAGCTTCGACGCCCACCTCGACTGCCGGGAGGTCCACGACGAGCCCACGAGCGGGACGCCGTACCGCCAGCTCCACGAGCGCGGGCTCGACGCCTTCGCCGTCGTCGGAGCGCGGCAGTTCGAGACCGCGAGCGCGTACGCCCGCTACGTCGACCGCCAGGGCGGGACGATCGTCACCGCGGCGGACGTCCGGCGCGATCCCGTCGCGGCCCTCGAGCGTGCCCTCGAGGCCGTCGACGGCGTCGACCACCTCTACGTCAGCCTCGACGTGGACGCCCTCGACGCGACGGCCGCGCCGGGGGTGAGCGCGCCGACGCCCGGGGGACTTGCGAGCGTCGACCTCTACCGGGGGCTGTTCCGGGTCGCGAGAGACGATCGGATCGCCGGCGTCGAGGTCGTCGAGTGTGCGCCCCCGCTCGCGGACGGCGATCGAACGGCCGCGGCGGCGTCCCGGGCGGTTGCGCACGTCCTTGCGGGCCATACGGAGGGGAAACGATGA